From Nicotiana tabacum cultivar K326 chromosome 22, ASM71507v2, whole genome shotgun sequence, one genomic window encodes:
- the LOC107791186 gene encoding transcription factor TCP5 has translation MMNPSGNKSQANKQEADHDHDTNKSKISRTPSSSSRQSWAGFKNPRIVRVSRSFGGKDRHSKVCTVRGLRDRRIRLSVPTAIHLYNLQDRLGLSQPSKVIDWLLDATKHEIDKLPPLQMPPPSLSHFFNNTNTYMRDGSNQELLSINESGAKIGDHLMREAAFGKDKWIASNEQENQDGTNIGSYVPLLSSQNISSLPAGMLNSNMPFNNNYHNLSLALFGNNNHTFSSQTEDNLPISVASSNYMSFPSGSHQLYFCPTATTLSSLVPAPFMSTTNSQLNHFHFLNSSTTNSQHVLPNPLAPTLQLISPPVKTSKTNDHPNGINSQDNGDLDNQ, from the coding sequence ATGATGAATCCAAGTGGAAACAAATCTCAGGCTAATAAGCAAGAAGCAGATCATGATCATGACACCAATAAGAGTAAAATCTCAAGGACTCCATCATCAAGTTCAAGGCAGTCATGGGCAGGCTTTAAAAATCCAAGAATTGTGCGCGTTTCGCGTTCATTTGGAGGGAAAGATAGGCATAGTAAGGTTTGCACTGTAAGGGGATTAAGAGACAGAAGAATTAGACTTTCAGTGCCTACTGCAATTCACTTGTATAATCTTCAAGATAGACTTGGGCTCAGCCAACCTAGCAAAGTTATAGACTGGTTACTTGATGCTACTAAACATGAAATTGATAAACTTCCACCTTTGCAAATGCCACCACCATCTCTTTCTCACTTCTTCAATAATACAAATACATATATGAGAGATGGATCAAATCAAGAATTGTTGTCTATCAATGAATCTGGGGCTAAAATAGGTGACCATTTAATGAGAGAAGCAGCATTTGGAAAAGACAAGTGGATTGCCTCAAATGAGCAAGAAAATCAGGATGGTACTAATATTGGAAGTTATGTTCCACTACTTTCATCTCAAAACATTTCTTCTTTACCTGCAGGCATGTTAAATAGCAATATGCCCTTCAATAATAACTACCATAACTTGTCTTTAGCTCTATTTGGAAATAATAACCATACCTTTTCATCACAAACAGAAGATAATCTTCCTATATCAGTAGCATCATCCAATTATATGTCTTTTCCTTCAGGCTCTCATCAATTATATTTCTGTCCAACTGCTACAACATTGTCATCTCTTGTTCCAGCTCCATTTATGAGTACCACTAATTCACAGCTCAACCACTTCCATTTTTTAAACTCAAGTACTACTAATTCACAACATGTCCTTCCAAATCCGCTCGCGCCAACTCTTCAGTTAATCAGTCCCCCTGTGAAAACTTCCAAGACGAATGACCATCCTAATGGGATTAACTCACAAGATAATGGTGATCTTGACAACCAGTAA